One genomic region from Vannielia litorea encodes:
- a CDS encoding GH25 family lysozyme, translating into MKLSAPGLAVLFALILAGCGNPQLDGPAAPSMPRMAEGEKATQLHVSASAAPGIPRGFGDVKPHEWGAISPANYQVHGIDASRYQGEIDFFAARQSGIRFAWLKATEGGDHLDPGYAINAPRARAAGVPVGAYHFYYFCRTPEEQAAWFIQNVGRVAGDLPPVLDMEWNHQSRTCSARPGAADVRDQIERFTAIVGRHYGTRPVIYTTPDFYKDNDLGQMRGQEFWLRAVTKHPSEGYPDERWSFWQYSGTGIVPGVAGKVDLNAFGGSFEGWQSWLLARRQ; encoded by the coding sequence GTGAAATTGAGCGCCCCGGGGCTGGCGGTGCTGTTTGCGTTGATATTGGCAGGCTGCGGCAACCCCCAGCTCGACGGGCCTGCCGCGCCCTCGATGCCGCGGATGGCAGAGGGCGAGAAGGCCACCCAACTCCACGTCAGCGCCAGTGCGGCGCCGGGCATCCCGCGCGGCTTCGGCGATGTGAAGCCCCATGAATGGGGCGCGATCAGCCCGGCCAACTACCAGGTGCACGGCATCGACGCCTCGCGTTATCAGGGCGAGATCGACTTTTTCGCGGCCCGCCAGTCGGGCATCCGCTTTGCATGGCTGAAGGCCACCGAGGGCGGCGATCACCTTGATCCGGGCTATGCGATCAACGCGCCCCGCGCCCGTGCGGCCGGCGTGCCGGTGGGGGCCTATCACTTCTACTATTTCTGCCGCACGCCCGAAGAGCAGGCGGCGTGGTTCATCCAGAACGTGGGCCGCGTGGCGGGAGACCTGCCGCCAGTGCTCGATATGGAGTGGAACCACCAGTCCCGCACCTGCTCGGCCCGCCCCGGCGCCGCCGATGTGCGCGACCAGATCGAGCGTTTCACCGCCATCGTCGGCCGCCACTACGGCACCCGCCCGGTGATCTACACCACGCCCGATTTCTACAAGGACAACGACCTCGGCCAGATGCGCGGGCAGGAGTTTTGGCTGCGTGCGGTCACCAAGCACCCGTCGGAAGGCTACCCGGACGAGCGTTGGAGCTTCTGGCAGTATTCCGGCACCGGTATTGTGCCCGGCGTGGCCGGCAAGGTGGACCTGAATGCCTTTGGCGGCAGCTTCGAAGGCTGGCAAAGCTGGCTGCTCGCGCGGCGTCAGTAG
- a CDS encoding ABC transporter transmembrane domain-containing protein, whose translation MARAPQTSTDDRPGSRRVGALRALGPFFAPYKLMVVAALCALVLTAGVSLVLPMAARRVVDNFGTSDVALLDRYFFAAIGIALIFALGTALRYWLVTRLGERVVADIRKAVFDRMIGMSPAYYEKLMTGEVLSRITTDTTLILSVIGSSASWFLRNILLFVGGLILMFFTTPKLSLMVLGIIPVVIVPILVLGRRLRTLSRENQDWIAASSGNASEALLAVQTVQAFTHEAPSKAQFSGVTEKSFESAKSRITVRAAMTAIIIFVVFCGILGVLWIGARDVRDGVMSAGELVQFVIYAGIMAGAVAALSEIWGELQRAAGATERLIELLVAEDTVRDPAEPLALDGRAKGAIGFQDVVFHYPTRPGEAALSGVSFDVQPGETVALVGPSGAGKSTIFQLLLRFYDPASGEITLDGTRLDATTREALRAQLALVPQDPVIFAATVTENIRFGRPEATQAEVEDAARAAAAHEFITELPEGYETYVGERGAMLSGGQKQRIAIARAILRDAPVLLLDEATSALDAESEQLVQQAVEALSAERTTLIVAHRLATVKKADRILVFEKGQIVATGTHDSLVAQGGLYARLARLQFTEGLAAE comes from the coding sequence ATGGCACGCGCCCCACAGACCAGCACCGACGATCGCCCCGGCTCGCGCCGCGTGGGCGCACTCCGGGCGCTGGGCCCGTTCTTTGCGCCCTACAAGCTTATGGTCGTGGCCGCGCTCTGCGCACTCGTGCTCACCGCGGGCGTCTCGCTGGTGCTGCCGATGGCGGCCCGCCGCGTGGTCGATAACTTCGGCACCTCCGACGTGGCCCTGCTCGACCGGTACTTCTTTGCCGCCATCGGCATCGCGCTGATCTTCGCGCTGGGCACGGCGCTGCGCTACTGGCTGGTCACGCGCCTCGGCGAGCGGGTGGTGGCCGACATCCGCAAAGCGGTGTTCGATCGGATGATCGGCATGTCGCCCGCCTATTACGAAAAGCTGATGACCGGCGAGGTGCTGAGCCGGATCACCACCGACACCACGCTGATCCTCTCGGTGATCGGCTCCTCGGCCAGCTGGTTCCTGCGGAACATCCTGCTCTTCGTCGGCGGGCTGATCCTGATGTTCTTCACCACGCCCAAGCTCTCGCTGATGGTGCTGGGTATCATTCCGGTGGTGATCGTTCCGATCCTCGTTCTGGGCCGCCGCCTCCGCACGCTCTCCCGCGAAAACCAGGATTGGATCGCCGCCTCCTCCGGCAATGCATCCGAGGCGTTGCTGGCGGTGCAGACAGTGCAGGCCTTCACCCATGAGGCGCCCTCCAAGGCGCAGTTTTCCGGTGTCACCGAAAAAAGCTTCGAGAGTGCGAAATCCCGCATCACGGTGCGCGCGGCGATGACGGCGATCATCATCTTCGTGGTCTTCTGCGGTATCCTCGGCGTGCTCTGGATCGGCGCGCGCGACGTGCGCGACGGGGTGATGAGCGCGGGCGAGCTAGTCCAGTTCGTCATCTACGCTGGCATCATGGCCGGGGCCGTGGCGGCGCTTTCCGAAATCTGGGGCGAGCTGCAACGCGCCGCAGGGGCGACCGAGCGGCTGATCGAGCTGCTGGTGGCCGAGGATACGGTGAGAGACCCCGCAGAGCCGCTGGCGCTGGACGGCCGGGCCAAGGGCGCCATCGGCTTTCAGGACGTGGTGTTCCACTATCCCACCCGCCCCGGCGAGGCCGCGCTCTCGGGCGTCAGCTTCGATGTTCAGCCGGGCGAGACCGTGGCCCTCGTCGGCCCTTCCGGTGCAGGCAAGTCCACGATCTTCCAGCTGCTCCTGCGCTTCTACGATCCCGCCTCGGGCGAGATCACGCTGGATGGCACCCGGCTCGATGCCACCACCCGTGAGGCCCTGCGCGCCCAACTTGCGCTGGTGCCGCAAGACCCGGTGATCTTTGCTGCCACCGTGACCGAGAACATCCGTTTCGGCCGCCCTGAAGCGACGCAGGCCGAGGTCGAGGACGCCGCCCGCGCCGCCGCCGCCCATGAGTTCATCACCGAGCTGCCCGAAGGCTACGAGACCTATGTGGGCGAGCGCGGGGCGATGCTGTCGGGCGGGCAAAAGCAGCGCATCGCCATTGCCCGTGCCATCCTGCGTGACGCCCCGGTGCTGCTGCTCGACGAGGCCACCTCGGCGCTTGATGCCGAGAGCGAGCAACTGGTGCAGCAGGCGGTCGAGGCGCTTTCTGCCGAGCGCACCACGCTCATCGTCGCCCACCGGCTGGCCACGGTGAAAAAGGCCGACCGCATCCTCGTGTTCGAAAAGGGCCAGATCGTCGCGACGGGCACGCATGACAGCCTCGTGGCACAGGGCGGCCTCTACGCCCGTTTGGCCCGACTCCAGTTCACCGAGGGGCTGGCGGCGGAGTAG